In Irregularibacter muris, the genomic stretch AGCATTTGAAGATGTTGATTTGACGAAGGAAGCCAATGGGTTTTATGAAAAATTTTATGGGAAATCCTTTGAAGATTTAGGAGGCAATATTATTGAAGGAGAGCAACAGCAATAACCATAAAAAAATAATATATGGAGTATTTATCCTAAGCTTCTTTCTAGCCATGATCTCAGGAAGATTCGGCATACAACTAAAGGATTATACACAATTTTTTCCCAATCTGCTTTATTTTCTTAAAACGGGAGAGCCTATCAATCCTGCCTTTACGATATTATTTAGCGTAAGGCTGCCTAGGATAATTTTGGCTATGGCTATAGGAGCGGGACTCTCTGTTGCAGGTCTGATATTTCAGCAGATATTTAAAAATCCTATTGCCTCTCCTGATATCTTAGGGGTATCCTCAGGAGCTAGTTTCGGAGCAGCTCTGGCCATGGTTATTGCTATAAACATACCAGCTTCAGTCCAAGTACTCAGTTTTATATTTGGGCTGATGGCTGTTTTTATCACGTATAGCTTAAAAAAAGTATCGCGAAATGAAAATATCCTGTATTTGGTCCTATCAGGATTAATTGTATCGGCATTTTTCTCTGCTCTTTTATCTTTCATTAAGTATATTGCTGATCCATATCAGCAGTTACCTTCCATTGTATTTTGGACTATGGGGGGACTGTATAAGGCCAACTGGACAAATGCTATCCTGTGTTTTTTCATGGTAGTTATCTTGGGCTTTGTTTTTCAAAAACTAAGTTATAAAATAGGGATATTATCTATAGATGACGATCTAGCCAAAACTATGGGGATAAATATCGGTAAATTTAGAAATGGCATTCTCACATTGGCTGCTCTTATGGTATCTCTATGTGTTAGCGTAGCAGGCACTATAGGCTGGATTGCTTTGATCTGCCCCCATATTTCTAGGCTGATTTTTAGAAATGATAAAAAGCTAACCATTTATACAGGACTAATAGGGGCATCTTCCCTTATGCTATTGGATACTCTAGCTAGGAGCTTAACCACCTCAGAATTACCAGTGGGTATTCTCACTGCCCTTGTAGGAGCACCTGCCTTAGGATATTTTATTATGGTCAAAAAAACCCTTTAGGAGATGTGATTATGGGAATAGAAATCAAGAATTTAAATTTTTCCTATGGAAAGAAACAAGTACTAAAGAATATAAACTTGAATTTTGAAAAAGGAAAAATCTATGGTCTATTGGGTCTAAATGGTTCGGGAAAAAC encodes the following:
- a CDS encoding FecCD family ABC transporter permease; amino-acid sequence: MKESNSNNHKKIIYGVFILSFFLAMISGRFGIQLKDYTQFFPNLLYFLKTGEPINPAFTILFSVRLPRIILAMAIGAGLSVAGLIFQQIFKNPIASPDILGVSSGASFGAALAMVIAINIPASVQVLSFIFGLMAVFITYSLKKVSRNENILYLVLSGLIVSAFFSALLSFIKYIADPYQQLPSIVFWTMGGLYKANWTNAILCFFMVVILGFVFQKLSYKIGILSIDDDLAKTMGINIGKFRNGILTLAALMVSLCVSVAGTIGWIALICPHISRLIFRNDKKLTIYTGLIGASSLMLLDTLARSLTTSELPVGILTALVGAPALGYFIMVKKTL